TCATTATTCTGTGGATAAGCCTGCCCTACCCATTTACCTAGTAGTACATTTTTCTTATGGAGATGTAACCTTTCCTCTCCAGGGGCGGAGCTATTGGACTGTGGGCCGGAGTCAGGACAATGATTTGGTCATCCGAGACAATTGTATTTCCCGCAACCATGCCATTCTACAGGCGACGGAAGAGGATACCTTTTTGCTAATTGATTTGGGTAGTCGCAATGGCACCTTTGTTAATGGTCGACGGGTGAGTGTGCCGATCGCCATTCAAGACCAAGACAAAATTACCTTTGGCAAAACGGAAGCGCAATTCTACTCCGATCAAAACGGCACCCCGTCGGGGCTACTGCGAAATCCGGCGGAATGGGATACCCAGACCAATGTGCTCCATGAACGGCGGTTAATTACGGTGTTGGTGGCGGATATGCGTAACTTCACCGGCATGGCCCAACAGGTGGAAGAGGAGTTGCTATCTATGCTGATTGGCAATTGGTTTCGCCAGGCTGGGCATATTCTGCGGGAAGCGGGCAGTTGGGTGGATAAGTACATCGGTGATGCGGTGATGGCCATCTGGTTCCACGGTTACAACGAAGCTACTCCCGCGGAAATTATTCAAATTCTCCATGCTGTCAACCGACTCCAAGCTATGACTGCCAAGTTGAATCAGAAATATGAGCTACCCTTTCCCCTCCGCATTGGTACAGGGATAAACACTGGTTACGCCATGGTGGGCAATACCGGCAGTGGGGACCATCCTGACTACACGGCGATCGGGGACACGGTCAATGCGGCTTTTCGGCTGGAATCGGCCACTAAACAGGCCCATTTCGACTTAGCCATGAGCGAAAAAACCTTCAGTTACTTACAGGACTTGCCCCAATGGTCCGCAACTGTTCAGCAGCACACCATTGAGTTGAAAGGCTACACTAACCCGATCACCATTTACGGACTGCCCTTTGCTACCTTGGGAACCCTGTTGGATCACACCTCCTTGGAAGATACTACCCCCGCCTCGGAAGGGCCCTAATCGTCCATAATGGAAACCGTTGTAACATTTCTTAACACCTATGCCATTACCCACTTCCCTGACCACCCTGGATGGAACGCCCCTGGCCCCGGAGGTCATTGCCGATAAAGTTGTCCTTTTTGTTAACGTTGCCAGTAAGTGCGGCTTAACCCCCCAATACAGCGGCCTAGTGGCTTTGGACAAGGCCTATGGAGAAAAGGGCTTAGTAATTATCGGTGTGCCCTGCAACCAATTTGGGGCCCAGGAACCAGGCTCCCCAGAGGAAATCAAAGATTTCACCAAAACCAAGTACGACGTTGATTTCACCTTGTTGGAAAAGCAGGACGTCAATGGTCCCAACCGCAGTCCCCTCTACCAATTCCTTGTGGGGGATGGGGAAGATATTAGCTGGAACTTTGGCAAATTTTTAATTGGTCGGGATGGACAGGTGGTGGCTCGCTTTGACCCCCAAACTAAACCCGATGACACTAATCTCAAAGCGGCGATCGAAAAAGCCTTGGGCTAAGTTATTGAGCGTAAATAGCACAAACATTGTCTGCTATTGAGCTTGTTGCAATCTTCACCCCGGCCCTGGGCACGGGGTATTTTATTGGTAAAAATCCGATCCTCATAGGCGATCGCCGGGGGGGATTTGTTTATTTGTTGTCAAAGCTTGAAATTTCCAATGCCCCGCTTGCCAAATTAATCCCCATAATTGAGCTGGAGGCGGAGTTAATGGCCGCCCATCCCAGCCCATGGCATTGGAAAACAATTATGCGTGATGTTTTTATTGTTGCCGCTAAACGAACTCCCCTGGGACGTTTTGGTGGCTCCCTGACCAATTTTTCGGCGGCGGATTTGGGAGCCCATGTGATGAAAAGCGTCCTAGCCCAGGCCGGGGTGGGGGGAGACCAGCTTGACCTGTACATTATGGGCAACGTGTTAAGGGCTGGCCATGGGCAATTGATTCCCCGGCAAGCGGCCTTGAAGGCGGAGATTCCCGATACGGTGGACGGTTATGCAGTGGATATGGTCTGCTCTTCCGCCATGATGAGTGTGATTAATGCAGCTTTAACCATCCGGGCTGGGGAGGGGGATTTAATTTTAGCTGGAGGGACGGAATCCATGTCCCAAACTGGTTTTTACCTTTCCCACCGGGCCCGCTGGGGCTACAAGTTCCTCATGGGAGCACCGGAAAATTTAACCGATCTCCTGCTCCATGATGGTTTGACGGACAGCACCAATGGGGAGGGCATGGGGGAACAGACGGAAAAATTGGCCGCAGAGCATGGTTTCAGCCGGATAGAATTGGACGAAGTGGCCTGCTTATCGCAACAAAGGGCGGCCCACGCCACGGAATCTGGTTATTTTGACTCAGAAATTGCCCCGATTGAAATCACCAGTCGGAAAGGAACCCAGGTGTTAGCCAGTGATGAAGGTATTCGCAGTGACACCACCGTGGAAAGTCTAGGCAAATTGCGCTCGGCCTTTGCCAAGGACGGAGTGTTAACAGCGGGCAACTGTAGTCAGATTACCGATGGGGCGGCAGCTTTGCTCCTGGCCAGTGGGGAAGCGGTGGAAAAATATCAACTCAAACCCTTGGCAAAAATTTTGGGAGGCAGTTGGGCGGCGGGTACTCCCAGTCGTTTTCCTGAGTTGCCTATTACCGCTAGCCAGAAACTGTTAGCAAAGCTAGATAAAACCCTGGCAGATTTTGACTTGTTTGAAAATAATGAAGCCTTCTCCGTCAGCAATCTTTTATTTGAGCGGCGGTTGGGGGTGGATCGGGACAAGTTGAATGTGAACGGTGGGGCGATCGCCCTGGGGCATCCCATTGGAGCGTCGGGGGCCAGGATCATGGTTACCCTACTCTATGCCTTGCAACAACGGGATAAAACTCTGGGGTTAGCAGCCCTTTGCCATGGCACGGGGGGCGGTACGGCGATCGCCTTAGAGCGGGTGTGAACAGTGGCAAGATCTCCACAATTAGTCCCTTTAGTTCACAAATTTCTCAACATTTCGATTTCAACATTTTCAACATTTAACCTATTTACCCAGGAGTCACCATGTTAAGTCTTGGTTTGGAAGATAAAGTAATCGTGGTCACCGGCGGCAATCGGGGCATCGGCGCGGCGATCGTGAAATTACTCCAGGAAATGGGGGCCAAAGTAGCTTTTACCGATTTAGCTACGGACGGGGGTAATACTGAAGCCCTGGGGGTGGTGGCCAACGTCACCGATTTGGAATCCATGACGGCGGCGGCAGCGGAAATCACCGATAAGCTGGGCCCCGTTTACGGTGTGGTGGCCAATGCCGGTATCACCAAAGACAACTTTTTCCCAAAATTAACCCCCGCCGATTGGGATGCAGTGTTGAACGTTAACTTGAAAGGGGTAGCCTACAGCATTAAGCCTTTCATCGAAGGCATGTATGAACGGAAAGCCGGCTCCATTGTGGCCATTAGTTCCATCTCCGGGGAGCGGGGTAACGTCGGTCAAACTAACTATTCCGCCACTAAAGCTGGGGTAATTGGCATGATGAAATCCCTGGCTCGGGAAGGGGCCCGGTATGGAGTGCGGGCCAATGCAGTAGCCCCTGGTTTCATTGACACCGAAATGACTTTGGCGATCCGGGAAGATATTCGGGAAAAAATTACCAAGGAAATCCCCTTCCGCCGTTTTGGTAAACCGGAGGAAATTGCCTGGGCGGTGGCCTTTTTACTTTCCCCCGTAGCCAGTAGCTATGTCACCGGCGAAGTATTACGGGTAAATGGGGCCCACCACACCTAACTTTTGCGGTACTGTGCAAGAATCCTAATTTTCTCCTCCCTAATTCTGGGGAGATTTTTTTTAGCCGTCTAAATCCCCCGCCATCACCGTGGCGATCGCCGTTTTGGCATTGTCCTGAAATTCCCGCACATTGACTTTGTTGAGCAGGAAAATGGAGAGAATTAACCCCAGGGCCTGGAGGGCAAACACCAAACCGTAGGCCAATACCGCATTGGCAAATAAAGCTTTGCCGATGTTCAACACCGTTCCCCCAGCCACCGTGGCTAAGCCTCTGGAAATGGATTGGGCCAAACCCCAAGCTCCAATAAAAGTGCCAGCGGTTTCCACAGCGGTGAGGTCCAACATTAAACTGGTGGCTCCAGCGGTGATCATGCCCGATGCTAAGCCGAAGAAAAGTAAACCGGATTTTAACAGGGTCACATTTTGCTGAAATCCCGCCAGAATTAACAGGGAAAAACACAGGGCGGCCAGGGCACAGCCCAGGGAAGTGGTGCGTTGTTTGCCTAAACGGGGGACGACAAAAAAGCCAGTGGAGCCAATGCCCAGCAGGGTTCCCATGCCAAAAAAGGCGTTTAACTGGGTGGTTTCGGAAATGCAAAGATTAAAGACTTCCCCACCGTAGGGTTCCAGTACTGCATCCTGCATAAATAGGCTCAGGGTTAGTAGCAACAAAAAGCCGAAGAAGATGGCCGTTTGTCGGCTGGCGGTCAACACCTTCAGCGCTTGCCCCAAAGTAATTTCATCCTCTCGCCCCCCGGAACGATCGCCAAAGCGGGAATATTTCTTTTCCACCCCCACCGTGGCGAGCCAGGCCAGGAATACCACGATCGCCGGCATGATGATGAAGACGGGATTAATTCCCCGTTGCAGTTGGGCAATATCGACGGTTTTTTTCACTAGCAGGGCATCGGCATTCAACAGGGCCGGGCCACAAATTTCAGGGGTGTTTAACAGCCGGGAACTGACAATGGCCCCCACCACGATACCCACCATCAACATGGACCAGACAATGCCCACCAGTTTGGAGCGATTATCTTCATCGGATACGTCCACCAACAGGGCGGCAAAGGGAGTGGAGCTTAAACTCAGAGTGACCCCGTAGGCGGCGAAAACTGCCCCCAGCACAATGCTCCAAAAAATGGTTAGGGCTCCCCAGCCGTTATTTTGCAAACTTAGCCCCAATTGCCACACCACCTGGAGGGCGATAAAGGACAATATGGTAAAACCCAGGGCTCCCAGCCACACATAGCCAGTGCGATGGTAACCCCACAGCCGCTGACTGTCGGACAGTTGACCGCACCACACCTTAAAGGGACTAACAAATTGATACATGGCGATCGCCGTAGCGGCCACCCAGGGTAACACTGCTAGCTCGTCAATCAGCACCCGGTTGAGTACCCCCAGGGTAAGTAGGGACATAATGCCCAGCCCCATCTGGAATAACCCCAGACGGAACATAGTCACCAGGGGCAATTTGGGCAACGGGGATCCGGCCATCGATTCGCTAACGGTCATTACTACCTTGTCACAGAAAACATCCCGTATTCTAACCAACTAAGGCCTAGCAAGACTTTTCTAGAGGCGATCAAGCATAGTTTTCAGTTCTCCCTGCACCCTTTCGTAGCTGGCCGCTAAGGTCGGGAAATGCCCTGGGTCCATGGCCCGGGAGTCCCGTTGGCGGGTCAGATTTTCCAAAGTTTTAGCCTGTTGTGCCAGGAGTACCGCCCCTAAATTAGCACTGCTAGAACCCAATGTATGGGCGGCCGAACTCAAATTTCCCCAATCTTGATTGGCGATCGCCAGTTTGATCCGTTGCAATAGTTCCGGCGCCGTTTGGCAATAGATATCGATAATCTCCCGAAGAATTAACTGACCATTCTCTCGATCCAAGTCCCGTAGAGAACAGATTATGTCTTGGTCAATGGGGGGTAAAGTTGTGCCAGCCGGATCTTCTGGGCAGGGACTAGAAGGGGATGGTTTAGCCTCAAAAGCACTAACACAGGAAACAGTAGCCATCCGATCTTGGCTGGTGGACTGGAGCGCAGTGGCGGCCACTTGTAGGGCCTGTTGTAAGGCTTCTAGGCGAATGGGCTTACTGACATAATCATTCATGCCGCTGGCCAAACACCTTTCCCGATCGCCTTCCATGGAATAGGCTGTCACCGCAATGATCCAAGGCCTTTCACTCCGGCCCTGGGACCGTCGAATATGCTCCGTGGCGGTTAAACCGTCCATTTCTGGCATTTCCACATCCATCAACACCACGTCATAATCACCTTTTGCCAAAGCCGATAAAGCTTCTTGACCGTTATTGACCACATCCACTGGGTACCCCAACTTTTTCAGTAAAAGCTTAGCTACCTGCTGATTGATTAGGTTATCCTCCGCCAACAAAATAGTTAAATTAGAGGAGGAATAGGGAAACAAAGGCCCGCTAATTGCCTCCGTAGACACCAGGGTCGGGGGCTCAGTTTGCCCCAACACGTCCACCAAGGTATTTTCAAGCTCATCGGGGTTAATGGGACTCTTGATCCAGGCTTGCACCGGTGGTTTGTCGCCGCTGTAGCGCTCCCCTGGGGATAGATAAATATCCGTGGCTACTAACACTGGAATGTCCTGTTCCGTAGGGGCCCAGGTTGTAATTTTCCCTAAGTCAAAATCGGTGAACTGCTTTCCCCGGCCCTCTGGATAGGGGCAATGGAGGATGAGGGCACCATAGTTTTTTTGAGTTAATCTGCTTTTGAGATCTTCCCCTAGTTTAGCGGGGGAGGAAAAGGTAATTTGCTCCGCTTGGAGACGCCAACTGGCCAAAAGATTTCGCATTCTGGTGCCCCGGCCCTCATCGTAATCTGCCACTAACACTGATCGCCCAATGAAGAGGGAGTGGCGCAAATTATGGACAGAATAGGCACAACTGGGCAGCACCGTTAAATTGACTGTGAAATAGAAAGTCGAACCCTCGATCGTCGGTTGCCCTATCTGCCAAAGTTCAGGGGGATTTCCCACCACACAGCCATTACTTTCAGCCCAGATGGTGCCCCCCATCAAAGCAGTCAACCGCACACAAATGGCCAAGCCTAACCCAGTGCCGCCAAAGCGACGGGTAATGGAAGAATTGCCCTGGCTAAAGGCCTGGAACAAAGCCTGTTGTTGGTTAGGAGCAATGCCAATGCCCGTATCCTGCACCGCAAAACAGATTTGATATTCCCCCTTAGCTGCGTCGTGGTCCACCACTTCCACCGTCACCTTGACCTGTCCTGCCTCGGTGAATTTGACCGCATTGCTGAGGAGATTAACCAAAATTTGCCTGAGGCGAGTCACATCCCCCTGGAGGTTGGGGGGAATGGGGGTGAGAAAACGTCGGATCAGAGTGAGGGATTTTTGCCGGGCGCTCGGCACCACCACGTCCAAGGCTTCCTCCAGGCATTGCCCCAAATCAAAGGGATACACTTCCAGGTCTAATTTGCCGGCCTCAATCTTGGAAAAATCTAAAATATCGTTAATTAAGGTGAGCAGGGTTTCCCCGCTGTTGCGGATGGTTTGGGCGAAATATTTTTGTTGAGTGGTTAGGTCCGTGTCTAGTAATAATCCGGTCATGCCGATGATGGCATTCATGGGGGTGCGAATTTCGTGGCTCATGGTGGCCAAAAATTCACTTTTAGACCGATTAGCTGCCTCCGCCGCCGTGGTGGCCGCCACCAATTCCTGATTTTGTTCGGCCAATTGTTGCCGCATGCGCCGTTCCATTTCCAGGGACTGTCCCTGAATCATTTCCACCTGTTTACGTTGGCTGATGTCCCGGTAAAGCCAAAAATGACCCTGGGAGCTATCCCCCAACATGATCGGCACATAATCTCGCTCAAAAAAGCGCCCATCCTCTAGGGCAAGTTCCACTTTTAGCAGGGGTTCCGGGGACTCGATCGCCAAAAAGTTGTGGGTTACCCCCTGGCCATGGGATATCAAGCCATTAATGCGGGGGGCGATCGCCGTTAAATTTTTGCCCAGCAGAAGGTCGGCGGGAAAACCCAGATTAAACAGCCGGGCAAATTCGGGATTGACCACCACAATGGTGCCCTGGGCGTCGGTCATCAACACCCCTGCTTGCATATTTTGCACCAGGATACCCAGGCGGGTGGAAGTACAGGCCAGGGCTTCGGCGGTCCTGGCCTGTTCCAGGAGAGTGTGGTGTAGATTATCCCTGGTTTGTTTCAGTTCCAGGTGGGTTTTTACCCTAGCCAACAGTTCCGGCGGGCTAAAGGGTTTGGTGACATAGTCCACTGCCCCCTTGGCAAAGGCTTGCAGCAAATCTTGTTTTTCGTTGCTAGCAGTGAGAAAAATTACCGGAATATCCCTGGTTTGGGGATCTTGTTTAAGGCGATCGCACACCTCCAGCCCATCCATGCCGGGCATCATCAAATCCAGCAGAATGAGATCCGGTTGGGCCTGGGTCACCCGTTGCAAAGCTTCCGGCCCGGAGGTCACAAAAGTAGTGCTGTAACCTTCCCCTTCCAACAGTTCCGAAATCACATAAATATTCTCTTTTACGTCATCCACCACCAGAATGAGAAAACTCTCCGGCTCAAAAGTAGCAATGGGTGGGTGGGGCTGGGATGGGGACATTACAAATTGGCCCGTTGGTGTTTTGATGATGTTTTGACTGTGTTGATGAGGAGCCAACTGAGGAAAGGATGGAAGAGTTTGCAGTGGTGATAATTGGGGCGGGGCCGGCCGGGGGCCAATGTGCCCGACAGTTGGCCCAACAAGGTGTCCGAGTCCTGCTAGTGGAGCAACATTCAAATTTTAGCCAAAATAATTACTCCAGCGCGGCTAGTCCTTTGGAAACCATGGCATTGTTCGATCTGCCCCCGGGGGTGGTGGCCCGTTATTGGCGCAATTTGGCGATCGCCGCCACGGAAAAGGAACAAATATGGTACAGCGATCAACCCCGGGGTGTGGTGTTCGATTTTGCTAAATTGCGACAATTTTTAGCGGATACGGTCACGAAAGCAGGGGGGCAAGTGTGGTTGGGGCACCGCTTTTGGGGTTACCAGCAAGTTGGTGATGGTTTGGAGGTTACCCTGCGGCGATCTAGTAAAAATTCCCTAAGTAGTGACTCAGTGGAGAAAGTCGAAAAAGTTACAGTAAAAACTCAGGTACTCATTGATGCAACGGGGTCAAAACGGGCAGTGATTAATTGTGGGCAACCCAAAGCGACGGATAACAACCAATATTATCGGGGCATTGGTACGGAATATTTGATTACAGTAGATGAAACCACCCACCAACGTTTTGCGGATACCCTAGTTTTTTTCCTCGGTTACCGTTGGAGTCCCCAGGGTTATTCCTGGATTTTTCCCATGGATAATCACCAGTTAAAGGTAGGGACAGCAATTTTTGCCGGGCAACACCGTTATTTGGGCGAATTGAAGCCGCTCCGTTCCTACACTGAAGCTATTATCCGGGATTATTTAAAACTGGAAAAATCCCAATACCATCTGGAGGAAATTCACGGCTCTGTGCTGGACTATGCCGTTAACCAGGGGGATACATACCATCGGGGCTCCGTGCTGGCGATCGGTGATGCGGTATCAACGGTGAACTTTTTAGGGGGGGAAGGCATCCGCCATGGTATGCAGGGAGCCAATATTGCCGTTCCTTTTGTGGCGGATTATCTCCGGGGTCATGTACAAGCTTTTGAAAAATATGAACAGGCCATGAAAGCCCATTTTGCTGAACCCTGGCAACGGACAGAAAAATTAAGCCAACGGGTTTACCTCGAATTCGGCGATCGCCAGATTGATTTGGGGGTGACCTACTTGAGTTACCTCCGCTATGATGACGTGCTGGATCTCCTTTTCCATTACCGATTTGATAGGATCTATGGGGGCATTACTCCCCTGTTGCTCAAAAAAGTTGCCCAATTTAGCCAGCAGTGCCGCCAATGGCTCAGAAAACTCTCACCATGATTAGAGCCAATAAAACCAATTATCCCTAAACGATGAAGGTTAAAGTAATCCTCAAAATCTTAGAACGGGATGGTTGGTACGTAGCTCGAATACGGGGAAGTCATCGGCAATTGAAGCACCCCCACAAGGCAGGTTTGGTAACTGTACTGGGCAAACCCAGTGACGAATTAGCCCCTGGGACACTAGCCAGTATTCTCAAGCAATCTTCTCAAGCAATCAGGTATTACTTTATGAAGTATTTAGTCATCATTGAAACGACAACAACGGGATTTTCCGCCTATTCTCCCGATTTACCAGGATGTGTGGCAACAGGAAAAACGAAGCAAGAAGTTGAACAAAATATGTCGGAGGCGATCGCCTTTCACTTGGAGGGAATGCGTTTAGAAGGATTAACTATCCCAGAGCCAACTTCCTTTTCTGCCTACGTAACAGTTGCGGCTTAATTTTCCCCTCTTCACACCAAAATCATTCCCTGTTGTCAATGGCTCAAAAATCTTCGTCGTTTTTTCCCTATTTAATTGCCGGACTTTGCGCCCTGTTGGGGGCCTGTAGCGGCAACCAAGCATTGCAGGATCGTTTTGCCGCCAATCCTTCCCTGGGTAGTTCCCCCAGTCCCACCACCACTGTTTCCCCCACTCCGACCCCAGAAACTACGGAGCCGGATACCCCCACCACACCGGAACCTACCCCCACGGCCACCTTTTCCACTGGCACTTTTAGCGATCTAGACAAAGTAGGCGATCGCCAAAGGGAAGAAATTGAGGATTTAGCTCAACTAGACATTGTGCAAGCCAAAACAAGTCAGGAATTTGCGCCCCAAAGTAACATCAGTCGGGGAGAATTTGCCCGTTGGTTATTTCAGGCCAATAACGTCTTTTTTGCTAACCAGCCCAGTAAACAAATCCGCCCCGCTCCCAGTAACGCCACCCCTCTTTTCACCGACGTTCCCCCCACCCATCCCGACTTTGCTCAAATTCAAGGTTTAGCCGACGCCGGCTTAATCCCCTCTAGCCTCACCAACGACCCCACTGCTAGTCAGTTTCGCCCCGATGCGCCCCTAACCAGGGAAGATTTAGTCCGTTGGAAAGTGCCCCTAGATCAACGCCGAGCCCTGCCCAATGCGAGCCTGGAAAATATCAAAGAAACCTGGGGTTTTCAGGACGCGGCCAAAATCAATCCCAACATTTGGCCCGCCCTAGCCGCCGACTTCCAAAACGGCGATCAAGCCAACCTGAAAAGAGTGTTTGGTTACATCACTATCTTTCAACCCCAGCGTCCCGTAACTAGGGGAGAAGCGGCCTCTGCCCTCTGGTTTTTAGGAGTCCAAACCGACGGCTTAAGTGCGAAAGATGTAATCAATGCTCCCGCATCCCCATCCCCCGGAGTTGAGCCCACTGTTACTCCAGATACTGTTAATCCGGATACTCAAGGTAATTCACCTAATTAATTAAGAGCTAAAATCGCTCACACTGGTTAATTGAACTTAAATTTGACTAAATTTAACTAGCTTTGACCATGGCAGTAACCATGGGTTAAACCTATCCAACTAATAATTGTAATTTCGTCGGGGCATTCAACGCCGATTAAGTCGCCCCAATAGTTGTCAAACTGCCCACAAAAACTCTTGGCATGGACTTTTTTTCTTTGTCCGGTCAAGATAATATTAGTCTGCTGATCAGAGAACTGAACCCCTAAGAGTTGACAATGCCCCTATCCTCCCAACCGGCCATCTTAATTATTGGTGGTGCAGAAGATAAAGTTCACGGCCGTGAAATTTTGCAAACCTTTTGGTCGCGTTCCGGTGGCAACGACGCCATTATTGGCATCATTCCATCTGCATCTCGGGAGCCCCTACTGATTGGGGAGAGATATCAAACCATCTTTAGCGACATGGGGGTCAAGGAGTTAAAAGTCTTGGACATCCGTGACCGTGCCCAGGGGGATGACAGTGGCTACCGATTGTTTGTGGAACAGTGTACAGGTATTTTCATGACCGGGGGGGATCAATTGCGTCTCTGTGGCCTGTTGGCGGACACTCCCCTAATGGACCGCATTCGTCAGCGGGTACATAACGGGGAAATAAGCTTAGCGGGCACCAGTGCGGGGGCGGCAGTAATGGGGCATCACATGATCGCCGGGGGCAGTAGCGGTGAATGGCCCAATCGAGCGCTGGTGGATATGGCGGTGGGGCTGGGCATTGTGCCGGAAATTGTGGTGGATCAGCACTTTCACAATCGTAATCGCATGGCCCGGCTGTTGAGTGCCATCTCTACCCATCCTGAGCTGCTGGGTTTGGGTATTGATGAAGATACCTGCGCCATGTTTGAGCGGGACGGTTCCGTTAAGGTAATTGGCCAAGGCACAGTCTCCTTTGTCGATGCCAGGGACATGAGCTACACTAACGCCGCTTTGGTGGGGGCCAATGCCCCATTGAGTCTCCATAATTTGCGGCTCAATATCCTTGTCCATGGGGAGGTTTATCATCAGGTAAAACAGCGGGCCTTTCCCCGGGTAACCTAGCCATGACCCAAGGCAGGTAAGGTTCCCTGACCCTGGGGGCTGACTCGGATCAATTGTTCACAGCGAACAGTTTCAGTCAGAGGCCTAGCTTGAGAATGATAGTCGGCGTGTTGCGCTTCTTGCATTGGTTCTTGACTGACACAGATCATGAAAATTCTTAAAACCCTTACCCTCCGCGGCCCTAACTACTGGAGCATTCGACGCAAGAAGTTAATTGTAATGCGCCTCGACCTGGAGGATTTGGCGGAGCGACCCTCCAACAGTATTCCTGGTTTTTATGAAGGGTTGATCAGGGTGTTGCCTTCTCTTGTAGAACATTTTTGCTCCCCAGGACACCGGGGCGGCTTTTTGGCAAGGGTGCGGGAGGGAACCTATATGGGCCATATAGTCGAGCATGTGGCCCTGGAATTACAGGAGTTGGTGGGGATGACGGCGGGGTTTGGTCGCACCAGAGAAACCTCCACCCCAGGCATTTATAACGTTGTTTATGAATACGTAGATGAACAGGCAGGACGTTACGCTGGCCGAGCCGCGGTGCGCTTGTGTCGTTCCTTGGTGGATACGGGGGATTATTCCCTGACAGAATTGGAAAAGGATCTGGAAGATTTACGGGATTTGGGCGCTAACTCAGCCCTGGGGCCCAGCACAGAAACCATTGTCACTGAAGCCGATGCCCGTAAAATTCCCTGGATGCTGCTCAGTGCCAGGGCCATGGTGCAATTGGGTTATGGGGTTCACCAACAGAGAATTCAGGCCACCCTTAGTTCCCATTCCGGCATTCTGGGGGTTGAACTGGCCTGTGATAAGGAAGGTACAAAAACCATTCTCCAAGATGCGGGCATTCCCGTTCCCCGGGGCACCACTATCCAATATTTTGATGATTTGGAAGAAGCCATCAATGATGTCGGGGGTTATCCAGTGGTAATTAAACCCCTGGACGGTAACCATGGTCGGGGGATCACCATCAATGTGCGCCATTGGGAAGAGGCGATCGCCGCCTATGATCTGGCCGCTGAGGAGTCCAAAAGTCGTTCCATTATTGTGGAGCGTTACTACGAGGGCAGTGACCACCGGGTCTTGGTAGTCAATGGCAAGCTAGTGGCGGTGGCGGAAAGAATTCCAGCCCATGTAACCGGGGATGGCACTTCCACCATCACTGAATTAATTGATAAAACTAATCAGGATCCCAATCGCGGCGATGGCCATGCCAACATCCTCACTAAAATCGTGGTCAATAAAACGGCGATCGATGTGATGGAACGCCAGGGTTATAACCTAGACAGTGTTTTACCTAAGGATGAAGTGGTTTACCTGCGGGCCACCGCTAACCTCAGCACGGGAGGCATAGCCATTGACCGCACCGATGATATTCACCCGGAAAATATCTGGTTGATGGAAAGGGTAGCCAAGGTCATTGGCTTGGACATTGCCGGCATTGACGTGGTGACCTCCGACATCAGCAAGCCCCTACGGGAAACCAACGGAGTAAT
The genomic region above belongs to Synechocystis sp. PCC 6803 substr. PCC-P and contains:
- a CDS encoding response regulator — encoded protein: MSPSQPHPPIATFEPESFLILVVDDVKENIYVISELLEGEGYSTTFVTSGPEALQRVTQAQPDLILLDLMMPGMDGLEVCDRLKQDPQTRDIPVIFLTASNEKQDLLQAFAKGAVDYVTKPFSPPELLARVKTHLELKQTRDNLHHTLLEQARTAEALACTSTRLGILVQNMQAGVLMTDAQGTIVVVNPEFARLFNLGFPADLLLGKNLTAIAPRINGLISHGQGVTHNFLAIESPEPLLKVELALEDGRFFERDYVPIMLGDSSQGHFWLYRDISQRKQVEMIQGQSLEMERRMRQQLAEQNQELVAATTAAEAANRSKSEFLATMSHEIRTPMNAIIGMTGLLLDTDLTTQQKYFAQTIRNSGETLLTLINDILDFSKIEAGKLDLEVYPFDLGQCLEEALDVVVPSARQKSLTLIRRFLTPIPPNLQGDVTRLRQILVNLLSNAVKFTEAGQVKVTVEVVDHDAAKGEYQICFAVQDTGIGIAPNQQQALFQAFSQGNSSITRRFGGTGLGLAICVRLTALMGGTIWAESNGCVVGNPPELWQIGQPTIEGSTFYFTVNLTVLPSCAYSVHNLRHSLFIGRSVLVADYDEGRGTRMRNLLASWRLQAEQITFSSPAKLGEDLKSRLTQKNYGALILHCPYPEGRGKQFTDFDLGKITTWAPTEQDIPVLVATDIYLSPGERYSGDKPPVQAWIKSPINPDELENTLVDVLGQTEPPTLVSTEAISGPLFPYSSSNLTILLAEDNLINQQVAKLLLKKLGYPVDVVNNGQEALSALAKGDYDVVLMDVEMPEMDGLTATEHIRRSQGRSERPWIIAVTAYSMEGDRERCLASGMNDYVSKPIRLEALQQALQVAATALQSTSQDRMATVSCVSAFEAKPSPSSPCPEDPAGTTLPPIDQDIICSLRDLDRENGQLILREIIDIYCQTAPELLQRIKLAIANQDWGNLSSAAHTLGSSSANLGAVLLAQQAKTLENLTRQRDSRAMDPGHFPTLAASYERVQGELKTMLDRL
- a CDS encoding NAD(P)/FAD-dependent oxidoreductase; this encodes MEEFAVVIIGAGPAGGQCARQLAQQGVRVLLVEQHSNFSQNNYSSAASPLETMALFDLPPGVVARYWRNLAIAATEKEQIWYSDQPRGVVFDFAKLRQFLADTVTKAGGQVWLGHRFWGYQQVGDGLEVTLRRSSKNSLSSDSVEKVEKVTVKTQVLIDATGSKRAVINCGQPKATDNNQYYRGIGTEYLITVDETTHQRFADTLVFFLGYRWSPQGYSWIFPMDNHQLKVGTAIFAGQHRYLGELKPLRSYTEAIIRDYLKLEKSQYHLEEIHGSVLDYAVNQGDTYHRGSVLAIGDAVSTVNFLGGEGIRHGMQGANIAVPFVADYLRGHVQAFEKYEQAMKAHFAEPWQRTEKLSQRVYLEFGDRQIDLGVTYLSYLRYDDVLDLLFHYRFDRIYGGITPLLLKKVAQFSQQCRQWLRKLSP
- a CDS encoding type II toxin-antitoxin system HicA family toxin; protein product: MKVKVILKILERDGWYVARIRGSHRQLKHPHKAGLVTVLGKPSDELAPGTLASILKQSSQAIRYYFMKYLVIIETTTTGFSAYSPDLPGCVATGKTKQEVEQNMSEAIAFHLEGMRLEGLTIPEPTSFSAYVTVAA
- a CDS encoding S-layer homology domain-containing protein; its protein translation is MAQKSSSFFPYLIAGLCALLGACSGNQALQDRFAANPSLGSSPSPTTTVSPTPTPETTEPDTPTTPEPTPTATFSTGTFSDLDKVGDRQREEIEDLAQLDIVQAKTSQEFAPQSNISRGEFARWLFQANNVFFANQPSKQIRPAPSNATPLFTDVPPTHPDFAQIQGLADAGLIPSSLTNDPTASQFRPDAPLTREDLVRWKVPLDQRRALPNASLENIKETWGFQDAAKINPNIWPALAADFQNGDQANLKRVFGYITIFQPQRPVTRGEAASALWFLGVQTDGLSAKDVINAPASPSPGVEPTVTPDTVNPDTQGNSPN